TCCAACCGCTGATCGGCGCCCTGCTCGACCGCGCCTGGGATGGCGCGCTGACCGAGGGCGCCCGGCTCTATTCGGCCAGCGCCTACACGAGTGCGCTGTCGGTCCTGATCGGCTTCCTGGCCCTCGGCTTCGCCGTCACCTTCCTGATTCGCGAACCGCACCCGTCCGGCGAGACCGCATAACGCCATCTGCCGTGAAGATGGCCACCGCGGCCCAGATGCAAGCGAAGGTCACAAGCTGAGCCGTGTCGAAGGGCTCGCCGAACACCAGAACGGCGATCAGGAAGTGGCAGGTCGGCGCCAGATATTGCAGGAACCCGATGGTGGTGTAGCGCAAACGCCTGGCACCGGCGGCATACCAGATCAAGGGGATCGCCGTGACCGGTCCCGCTGCGGCCAGCAGCAGAAGGAACGAGACCTGGCCGTTCGCAATGACCCCGCCGCCGTCCCAGCCCGTCCAGATCAGAAAGCCGATCGCCAAGGGTGCGACCAGTGCGGTTTCCATCATCAATCCGTCGATCGGCCCGAGCGGCGTCAGCTTGCGCACAAGACCATAGACGCCGAAGGAGAAGGCGAGCGCCAGGGAGACCCAGGGCAGGCCGTCGGCTTGCCAGGCGAGGTTCATGACGCCGGCCGCGGCCAGCAGCACGGCCACGGAGGTCGCCGGGCTCAGCCGCTCGCGCAGCACCAGCATCCCCAGCAACACGTTGACCAGAGGGTTGATGTAGTAGCCGAGGCTGATCTCCAGCACCCGCGCCTGGCCCACCGCCCAGATGAAAACCAGCCAGTTGACGGAAATCAGCGTCGTCGAGGCGAGCAGGCGCGGCAGCACACCGGGGATCGAGAGCTGCAGCAGCACCGGCCGCAGCCGGCCGAGCGCAATCAGCAGTCCGGCGAGCAGAAGCATGGACCAGAGCACGCGATGCGCCAGCAGCTCCAGGGCCGGCACGGCAACGACGGTCTTGAAGTAGAGCGGTGCCAGCCCCCAGAACAGAAAGGCTCCCAGCGCGAAGGCCACGCCGGCGCGGGCCTCCGTCGTGTCGGGGCCCGAAGAGTGCGGGCCGCTCACCCTCCGATCTACTGGGCTGGGACGGCCGCCGTCCGATCGAGCGGACGGTCGGCGATGGGCCAATGCAGCGCGGCGGCCAGGAGACCGAGCAGAATGGAGATGTACCAGACGGGATCGTACGAACCGAGAAGGTCGAACGAGAGACCGCCCAGCCAGGCTCCGAAGAAAGCACCGACCTGGTGGCCCAACATCACGATGCCGAACAGCGTCGCCATGTAGCGCGGTCCGAAGATCTGGGCGACCAGCCCGCTGGTCAGCGGCACGGTGGAGAGCCAGAGGAAGCCGAAAGCCGAAGAAAACAGCCAGACGGCCACGTCGGTCTTCGGCCCGATCAGGAACAGCGTGATGACCACCGCGCGGGCCAGATAGATCGAACTCAGCAGGTACTTCTTGCGGTAGCGCCCACCCAGCCAGCCGGCCAGCAGGCCGCCCAGGATATTGAAGAAGCCGATCAGACCGAGCGCGATGGCGCCGGTCTCGGCGGAGAGGTTGCAGGAGACGATGTAGCCTGGCAGATGGGTGCTCATGAAGGCGACGTGGAAACCGCAGACGAAGAAGCCCGCCGTCAGCAGCAGATAGCCGCGATGTCCCCCGGCTTCACTCAGGGCCGCCGTCATGCTTTGGCTCGACAGGGCGGCGACCGCCTTCTCCCCGCCCTCGCGCAGGCGTTTGTCGGCGACGGACGCGGTCAGCGGCACGATCAGGAACGACAGAGCCGCCAGGATCAGCAGCGCGATCTGATAGTCGAAGGCGGAGATCAGCGACTGCGCGCCCGGCAGCAGGAGGAACTGCCCGACCGAACCGCCGGCCGAGGCGATGCCCAGCCAGGTGCTGCGCTTTTCCTCCGGCGCGGCGCGGGCCACCGCGGCCAGGACCAGCGGAAAGCCGGCGGCGGCCACGGCGAAGCCGACCAGCACGCCGCTGCCGAGATGGACAAGGAACAGGCTGTCGGCGTAGGCCGTCACCACCAGACCGGCGGCGTAGAGGAACCCGCCCAGCACCAGGAAGGGCCCGTTGCCGTAACGGTCGGCCGCCATCCCGACCACGGGCGTCACGACCCCCCAGAGCAGATTCTGGAACGCGATGGCGAGCGAGATGCTGGCGACCGAAAGACCTGTCGCCAAGGACATCGGCTGAATGAAGAGGCCGAAGGTCTGACGCACGCCCATGCCCAGTCCCAGGATCACCCCGGCCGCGACCAAGACGAATAACGGCTGACGATACCAGGGCTCAACGCGCACTTGGGCGAACTCCGACTCACGCTTGCAACACCTGAGACTAGCTCTCGCATCGGCGTTCGCCCAGGCGTCACGCTTCATGGCTGCCATGCCCGGCCGTCGGCAATCCCAGCATCTTTCCCGGTGTCTCCCGGTCGCTCTCTTTGACCGTGGTCGCGCCCATTGTATGCTGGCCGGAGAACAGCAGAATTTCTCTGTGCATTCAGGGCGCGCCCGTCCGGCTTTGGAGAGACCCTTGCCATGTTCCGGTTCCTGAAGATCGCCGTCCCCGTCTTCCTGATCGGCTTTCTTGTCGGCAATGCCTTCTGGTATCTCGCCTCGCCACTCTGGATCGATCGCGAGGTCTCCGAGGTGTTGCCCGAGGAACTGGCCGTCACCCTTCTGAGGGAGGGCCACTTTCGCGATGCCGATTCGGCTCACAAAGGCCAGGGCCGCGCCGAGCTTCTGCAAACCCGCGGCGGCGCCCTGCTGCTGCGACTCAGCGAATTCGAGGTGACCAACGGGCCGGATCTCGAGGTCTGGCTGGTCAAGGCATCCGATCCAGCCTCCTCCGCCGAGGTGACGGCGAGCGAATGGCTTTCGCTCGGCCCCCTGAAGGGCAACATCGGCGATCAGATCTATCAGGTTCCGGAGGGGACGCCGATCGGGGACTACGGCTCGGTGGTGATCTGGTGCGAGCAGTTCAGCGTGCTCTTCTCGCCGGCCAGCCTCGTCGCCAGTCGGTAAGCAGACCGGTCGGCGACCGCGCCTCTTCGATCGCGATCCGGTCTAGATGCGCTCGCTCTCGCCGCGCAGGGCCTCGAGCTTGCTCTTGGCGCCCGGCAGATGCGGATTGACCTGCAACGCGGCCTCGTAGGCCTGCAGCTCCTCTTCCGCCAGCCCCAGCTCTCCGAAGATCAGGCCGCGCCCCTCCAGCGCGCCGAAGTGGCGCGGTTCGAGTTCCAGGGTCTTCTCGATGTCCTGAAGCGAGTCCGGATAGTTGCCCATCAGGTAGTGAACGGTGGCGCGCTTGTTCCAGGCCTCGGCGTAGTCGGGCACGCGGGCGATCAGATCGTCGAAGATCACCAGCGCCAGGAAGTGATTGCCTTGGCGCATGGCATCCATGCCGCTGTACATCCGCTCGACCACCTGCGGGTTCTCGTGCTCGAGCCAGATCAGCCAGATGGCGTTGGTCACACCCTGCGCATTGATGGGGGACTCGACCGTCTGCAAGCGGTCGAAGAGGCGCTCCAGACGCGGATCCTTCTGATCGGCAACGGCCTGTCCGGCCGAAGCGATCGTCCAAACCGCTACCAAAGCGGCAATCGCGGCTCTTGCTGTCCTACCCATGACACGCATAACTATGGCGCAGGCCGAGCCTGCCGCCAAGCCCGCGACACTCCATCTAGAGACGCACACCTCACTTCCCCGCACGCAAAGGACCTCGACCGCATGACGGACCCTGCCAGCTATTTCGCCCGCAGCTATGCCGAAGCGCGCAGCCGATTCCGGGACGCCGCCAAGAGCGCAGGGGTCGCGCTCGACAGCGTCGCCCATCCGCGGCAGGGGCCGGAGGGCGAGGCTCTGGCGACCGATGTCGCCTGGATCGGGCCGCGCGACGCCGAGCGGCTGCTGATCAGCATCTCAGCCACACATGGGATCGAGGGCTATTGCGGCTCCGGCGTTCAAGGCGGCTCCTTGGAGGCCGGACGCTACCGCGACCTGCCGCCGGGTGTGGCCGTTCTGATCGTTCACGCCATCAACCCGCACGGCTTCGCCTGGAGCCGCCGGGTCACCGAGGACAACGTCGATCTCAACCGCAACTTCGCCGACTTCGACGCGCCCTTGCCCGACAATCCCGGCTACGAGGCGCTGCACGACGTCATCTGTCCGTCGGCTTGGGATCCGGAGACGATCGAGCGCACCTTCGCCGAATTGATGGGCTATGCCGAGGCGCATTCCATGGCGGCCTTGCAGCAGGCGATTAGCGGCGGCCAATACGTCCATGCCGACGGGCTCTTCTACGGCGGTCGCGGCCCAACCTGGTCGCACGGCACGCTCGACACGCTGCTGCGGAGCCACTGCGGACAGGCGCGCAAGATCGTGGTGATCGACTATCATACCGGCCTCGGGCCCTTCGGCTACGGCGAGCGGATCTGCCCGGAAGCCCCCGGCACGGCGGGGCATGCGCGCGCACTGGACTGGTTCGACGACATCACCTCGCCGAGCGACGGCAGCTCCAGTTCGGCCCCTTTGGTCGGTACCAACAACTACGGGATTCAACGTGCCCTGGCCCACGCCGAAGTCACGCAGATCGTCCTGGAGTACGGCACCCAACCGCTGCTCGAAGTGATCAACTCGCTCCGCGGCGACAATTGGCTGCATGTTCACCACGATCCCATCGGTCCTGCGGCGCAGCCGATCAAGGCGGAGATCCGCCGCTGCTTCTATCCCGATACGCCGGACTGGTGCCGTTCGGTCTGGGACCGTGCGGTGGAAACGGAAAACATGGCGCTCAGCGCCCTTGCGGAGAGCTGATGCCTGCCATGACCACGGCCGCCACCTATTTCCCCGAGAGCTACGCCGAAGCGCGTGCCCGCTTTCTCGCCGCCTGCGCGGATGCCGAGATCGAGGTCGAGCAGCGCCCCAATCCCAATGCCGGCCCCGAGGGCGAAGCGCTCTTCTGCGACGTCGCCTGGATCGGCCCGCGCGACGCAGAAGCCGTGCTGGTCGTGCTGTCGGGCACCCACGGGGTCGAGGGCTTCTGCGGCTCCGGCGTGCAACTGGGCCTGCTGCAGTCCGGACTGACCGCCGCGCGACCGGCGGGATTGGCCTTCCTGCTCGTGCATGCTGTCAACCCCTACGGTTTCGCCTGGCAACGGCGCGTGACCGAGGAGAACGTCGACCTGAACCGCAACTGGCTCGACCACGGCGGCACCCATCCCGCCAATCCAGGCTACGATGAACTGCACGCCCTGCTCTGTCCACGCGACTGGAGCGACGCGGCGATCGCGGAGACCCAAACGGCCCTGGACATCTGGGAGGCGACGCACGGCACCATGGCCCTGCGTGCCGCCATCTCCGGCGGGCAATACGGCCATGCCGACGGCATTTTCTTCGGCGGGACGCGGGATACCTGGGCCAAGACCAACCTGGAGGCCCTGCTCGACGGGCGCCTGACCAAGGCGCGGCGAATCGGAGTGATCGACCTGCACACCGGCCTGGGCCCTTACGGGTTCGGCGATCGCCTCTTGCCCTTCGCGCCGGACGATCCGGTCAGCCTGCGCGCGCAGGACTGGTTCGGCGGCGATTGCACCGACACGCCGGCCGGCGCCCACGTCAACGTGGCCGACCTGCATGGCGTCAGCCTGCCGGCGATCCGCGATCGTCTCGCCGCCGAGATCTTCGTCGGCATCGCGCTAGAGTACGGCACCGTCCCGTCGCCAGACGTGCGCCTGGCCGTGCGCGCCGACAACTGGCTGCATCTGCACGGCCAGCTCGACAGCCCCAAGGGCCGCGCGATCAAGGAACAGATCCGGGGGGCCTTCTACCCCGGCAACCGCGACTGGAAACTTCAGGTCTGGGAGCGCGCCGAGGAGACGGTCAAGCTGATGGTCCGCGGCCTGACCGAAGGCTAAGGCGCCGCCTGTCCGCCGCCGCCTACTCGGCTGCCCCTACTCGGCCGCAACGGCCTGAAGCGGAGCATCCGTCGCCGGGCGATCCTCGAACTCGGGACGGCCCTGCAAAGCCCTCGGCAGCGGGCCGCCGGTGGCCCAGTCCAGCAGTTCGACGGTGTGCACCAGCGGCGTCGCGGTGCCGGTCGCGATCTGCGTCATGCAGCCGATGTTGCCGGTGGCGATGGCGACCGCGCCGGTCCGCTCCAGGTTGGCCACCTTGCGGTCGCGCAGTTGCCCGGCGATCTTGGGCTGCATCAGGTTGTAGGTGCCGGCCGAGCCGCAACAGAGATGGCCTTCCGCCGGCTCGACCAGAGCGAAGCCCGCCGCCTGCAACAGCGCCTTCGGCGGCAGCCGCAGTTGCTGGCCGTGCTGCATCGAACAGGCCGAGTGGTAGGCCACGGTCTGGCCCGTCGCGCGAAGCGGAGCGGAGAGACCGAGATCCTGCATCACCTCGGTGATGTCCTTCGTCATCGCGGACAACCGCGCCGCCTTCTCGGCATAAGCCGGGTCTTCGCGCAGCATGAAACCGTAGTCCTTGACGGTGGTACCGCAGCCCGATGCGTTGATCGCCACGGCGTCCAGGGGAGCTTCGGCATCGACCGTCAGCCAGGCGTCGATGTTGGCCTTGGCCGCACGCAGGGCAGGCTCTTCCTGCCCCAGGTGATGCACCAGCGCGCCGCAGCAGCCGGCGCCCTTCGCGACCACCACCTCCACCCCGTGGCGGGTCAGGAGGCGGATCGTCGCCTCGTTGATCTGCGGCGCCAGCACCTGTTGGGCACAGCCGGACAGCAGGGCCACCCGCGCCCGGCGCGCGCCTTCCGCCGGAAAGACCTGGGGCCGGTCGACCGGCGAGGGTGTCGGAATCGCGCTCGGTGCCAGTGAGAGCATCGCCTTGAGGCGCCCGTCGAACAGTCCTCCGGCCAGGCCCGCGAAGGGCCGGGCGAACCAGGCGCCGATCAGGGCGAGACGAAAGCGCCCCGGCTTCGGCAGCAGCCAGGCGAGCAGCCGGCGCAGCAGGCGGTCGGCCCAGGGCCGCTCATAGGTCTCCTCGATATGCTTTCGGGCGTGGTCGACCAGGTGCATGTAGTGCACGCCGGACGGACAGGTTGTCATGCAGGACAGGCAGGACAGGCAGCGGTCGATATGCTTGACCGTCTTCTCCGTCGCCGGCTTGTCGTTCTCCAGCATGTCCTTGATCAGGTAGATGCGGCCGCGCGGCGAATCCAACTCGTCGCCCAAAAGCACGTAGGTCGGGCAGGTCGCGGTGCAGAAGCCGCAGTGCACGCAGCTCCGCAGAATCTTCTCCGACTCCCGCGTGTCCGGATCGGCCAACTGCGCGAGGGTGAACGTCGTCTGCATGGGCGTGCTCTCCTCTGTCCGTCTCCGGCGGGGCCCTTCCGCTGCGCCGCTAGCCCCTGGTCTTGTCGTCGGACGCGCCGCTGCCTTGCGGTGTGTGTTGCGGCGTGCCGTCGGTGGCGGGATTTGGGCTTTTCGGCGGCGGCGCGGCGACCGGCCGGCCGGTATCGGCGGTCACGTCTTCCTCGAGGTCGGCCTCTTCGGCCCCGGCGTCGAAACGGGGTTCCCGCCGCGTGCGATCCGACGCGGCGCCGTCGGGCGTCTCCTCTTCGTCCGTCCGCATCTCCTCGGGGAAAATCTCGTCGGGCGGCATGGTCAGGGCCGCGATCTGCCGCTCCAGCCTGATCAGGCGCCTGCGCAGGGAGGACTGCGAGACCATGAGCCAGAAGAGGCCGAGCGGCGCGAAGAAGCCGAGCAGGAACAGCCCGAGCTCCGCCGGCAGCAGATAAAAGATGTTCTCCTGCCCGAAGTAGACAGCGACGTAGTACCAGCCGACCCACAGCCAAGCGACCGTCAGAACCAAACCGAGAGCCAAAAGAAACATTACCGCCCTCCCCCGCGCCCTTTAGACGCCTGCGTACATCCGTCCGGGGTTGAGCACGCGCCGCGGGTCGAAGCCATCCTTGATCCTTGCGACCAGCGCCTGCTTCGCCGCGTCCATCGGCTGAAACACCTCCAGCCCGGCCCGCAGCTCGGCCGACGCGCGCAGCAAGGTGGCATGGCCACCGCCGGCGCCGTCCCCCGGTGCCCGGAGGGCGGCCCGCACCTGCGCCGCACCGGCATCGCCTTGCGCCGGCACGCCGACCCACAACAGGCCACCACCCCAGTCGCCATAGTACAGAGCCTCGGGCAAAGAGGCGAGCAGCGCCTCAGCAACCGCCGGTCCTGCTTGGGGCGCGACCGAAACACGCCAGACGGCCAGCTCCGGCCGGGCCACGAAAGGCCTCAGATCGGCGATCTCCCGCCACAGGGCTTTCGAGTTGTGGCTGTGCAGTTCCTCGCTCGGCCCGAGATCGCTCAGGAGCGCCCGCAGTTTTTCGCAGCGGTACTCCACGGAGGGCCCGAAACCCTCGACGCGGAGCGCCGTGACCGAGCCGGCGGCTTGCTCAACGTAGGAGACGCCGGACTCTCCCGCGACCGCGGCCGGCAGATAGGCCGCGCCCGAGACCTCGTAGGAGGATCCGAGAGCCCGGGTCATGGCGGCACAGGCCGTGGCGTCGTCGAGTCCGAGAACCAGCAGGGTTCGCGTCTTCTCCGGGGCCGGCAGGACCTTGAGCGTGACCTCCGTCATGGCCGCGAGCGTGCCGAAGGAGCCGCAGAGCAATTTGGAGAGGTCGTAGCCGGTGACGTTCTTCATCACCCGGCCGCCGGACTTGAAGGTCTCGCCGCGACCCGAAACGCCCGAGAAGCCCAGGAAGTAGTCGCGCGCCGCACCGGCCATCACCCGCCGCGGACCGGCCAGGTTGGTGGCGATAAGTCCGCCCAGCGTTCCCGAACCCGGCGGCCGGCCATAGAGCGCGCCCAGGTCGGGCGGCTCGAAGGCAAGCTGCTGGTTCTGGGCTTCCAGCGCCTGCCGGACCTCGGCCAGCGGCGTGCCGGCCCGGGCGGACAGCACCAGTTCGTCCGGTTCGTAGAGGGTGATGCCGCTCAGCGCCGACAGGTCGAGGGTCCGGGCCGTCTGAATCGGCCGGCCATAATCGCGCTTGCTGCCCGCACCGACGAGCTCCAAGGGGGCTTCCTCGGCGGTGGCCCAGGCCACGGCCTCGCGCACCTGCTCCGCCGTGTCCGGCTTGATGATATCCGTCATGACCGCGATCAGAACCGCGGCAGGTCGGGAAAGGGCACTTGGCCCTTGTGGATGTGCACGCGGCCCAGTTCGGCGCAGCGGTGAAGCTGCGGAAAGACCTTGCCCGGATTCAGAAGATGCTGAGGGTCGAAGGCGCATTTGACCCGTTGCTGGGTCTTGAGATCGACCTCGTTGAACATGGTGCCCATCAGGTCGCGCTTTTCGACGCCGACGCCATGTTCGCCGGTCAGCACGCCGCCGACCTCGACGCAGAGCTTGAGAATGTCAGACCCGAAGTCCTCGGCCTTTTCCAGTTCGCCCGGCTTGTTGGCATCGTAGAGGATCAGCGGATGCAGATTGCCGTCGCCGGCGTGGAAGACGTTGGCCACCCGCAGACCGTAGTGGCTGGAGAGCTCTCGCATGCGCTGCAGCACGGCGGGGAGCTGACGGCGCGGGATGGTGCCGTCCATGCAGTAGTAGTCGGGACTGATCCGCCCCACCGCCGGGAAGGCGGCCTTGCGCCCGGCCCAGAAGGCGAGGCGCTCCTCCTCGCTTTCGCTGGCGCGGGCATAGGTCGCGCCCTTGGCCTCGCAGATACTCCGCACGCTCTGCATGAGGTGTTCGACCTCGGCCGCCGGGCCGTCCAGCTCGACGATCAGCAACGCCTCGACATCGCGCGGGTAGCCGGCCTGCACGAAGTCCTCGGCCGCGTGGATCGCGGGTTTGTCCATCATCTCGATCCCGGCCGGGATGATGCCGGCCGCGATGATCCCCGCCACCGCGTCGCCCGCCGCTTCGCTGGTCTCGAAACCGAGCAGCAGAGCCCGCGCCGTCTCCGGTTTCTTCAACAGCCGCACGGTGACTTCCGTGACGACGGCCAACAGACCTTCCGATCCGGTCAGCAGACCAAGCAGATCGTACGTCTCGCTTTCCAGATGCTTGCCGCCGATCCGGATGACGGTGCCGTCGATCAGTACCGCCTCGAGCCCCAGCAGGTTGTTGGTGGTCAGCCCGTACTTGAGGCAGTGAACGCCACCCGAATTCTCCGCGACGTTGCCGCCGATGGAACAGGCGATCTGACTGGAGGGGTCGGGCGCGTAGTAGAAGCCGGCATGCTCGACCGCCTTGGTGATCCCGAGGTTGGTCACGCCGGGCTGCACCACGGCGCAGCGGTTGTCGAAATCCACCTCCAGGACGCGGTTGAACTTGCCGAGGCCGAGCAGGATGCCGTCGGCCAGCGGCAGAGCGCCGCCGGACAGCGACGTGCCGGCGCCGCGCGGCACCACCTTGACCCCCTCGGCCTGGGCGACCTTGAGAATCTCGCTGACCTGCTGCGTCGTCTCCGGCAGCACGACGATCAGCGGAAGCTGGCGGTAGGCGGTCAGGCCGTCGGTCTCGTAGGCGCGCAGCTCGTCTTCGTCGACGATCACCCCTTCGCCCGGGACGATGGCCCGCAGCTTGGCGACCAGATCCCGCTTGCGCGCGATGACCTCTCGATCCGGCTCCGGCATCAACATCGGCCGACCTCCCTTGATGTCAGGCGCTTCATTCGGGACATAGCGATGTGCGCCGTAATTGGTATTACCAATTCAAGATATGGCGGGAGGGGGTCGACGGGTCAACTGAAAAGCCCGCGAGTTCGCAACGGCGATGGAAGATCGCGCGCTCGAAACACGAAGAAAGCCGCGATCCCGAAGGATGCGGCTCGTCCAGACTGCCGGTCGAAAGGAAGCCGAACGCTCCCTCTCCGATCGCTCCTCAGCCCTGGCGGGCCTTGAAGCGCGGCTGCTTCTTGTTGATCACATAGACGCGGCCACGGCGGCGTACCACACGGCAGCCCTTTTCGCGCAGCTTGGCGGTTTTCAGCGAGTTTCGGATCTTCATCGCTCTTACAATCGTTCGTTGGTTCGCTTCACGCCGACGCTGGGGATCACCGCCCCCTCGCCGCTTGCGCTCTTGCATTGGAGGCCGGGTTTATAGGCAGGCAGGTCCCGAGCGTCAAGCCGGCCAAGCGTATTGCTCCACCCTAGGGCCTCGCTTCCCGCGAAACTCTCTAGTTCCGCAAAGCGTAGATCCGCACGGCCTTCACTGCGCCGCTGTCCAGCGCGGCGACGAGGCGCACCCAACGTTCCACCTCGTAGACCAGCGCCTGCTGCAGGTTCTCTTCGACGCCGGACTGGGCCGCCTCGCTCAGGTAGCGCGAAAATCCGGCTACGATGGTTCCGCGCAACTGGATGGATTCGTCGCTGAAAACACGGGTGTCGAGTCGCAGCTTCTTGAGGCAGGCCCGATACTCGGTCTCGTTCCAAAGATGGACCGGCCGGGGTTCGAGCTTCATCCAAGCCTCCAGCGCCGCCGTGTCGGACACGGTCTCGTCGCGGATATAGTCGGATAGGAGTAGCTGCGAACGCTTCTTAAGCGCCTTGCCTACGGCCGCCAGCAGAGGCCGCTTGCTTTCGATGGTGTAGAGCGCATCCGTCGAAATCGCCACATCGAAGGCGTTCTTGCGGAACGCCGCGCTGTCCGGATCGACGGCATGGAAGTCCGCCTTCTTCCCCAGGCCCTCGCGCTCCGACAGCAGATCGGCGACAGCGGCAAGCTCGGGGTCGGGTTCTACGGCCGTCACCCAGGCGCCGAAATCCTTCGCGATCAGGCGGGCCTGTCCGCCGAGATGGCCGCCGATATCGAGCACGGACATGGATTTGTCGAGGGCGAGCGGTTTGACCAGTTCGGCTGTTCGCTCGGCACCGCCAGGTGTCAGAAAACCTTCACCCCAAATCAGTTGGGGAACCTTGAACTTGGGTCCGTCCCACGGCTGTTCCTCGACCTCGAGACTGACGCCGTGGTCGTTCTCTTCCAGTTCTTTCAGCCTGCGCGTCACCTGCAGATCATAGCCGTGCCACCAAGCCTTCAGCCGCATCCGCAGCGGAAGCGACACCGACGGATCAAGACGCGTCGACAC
The window above is part of the Algihabitans albus genome. Proteins encoded here:
- the rarD gene encoding EamA family transporter RarD translates to MSGPHSSGPDTTEARAGVAFALGAFLFWGLAPLYFKTVVAVPALELLAHRVLWSMLLLAGLLIALGRLRPVLLQLSIPGVLPRLLASTTLISVNWLVFIWAVGQARVLEISLGYYINPLVNVLLGMLVLRERLSPATSVAVLLAAAGVMNLAWQADGLPWVSLALAFSFGVYGLVRKLTPLGPIDGLMMETALVAPLAIGFLIWTGWDGGGVIANGQVSFLLLLAAAGPVTAIPLIWYAAGARRLRYTTIGFLQYLAPTCHFLIAVLVFGEPFDTAQLVTFACIWAAVAIFTADGVMRSRRTGAVRESGR
- a CDS encoding MFS transporter, whose protein sequence is MRVEPWYRQPLFVLVAAGVILGLGMGVRQTFGLFIQPMSLATGLSVASISLAIAFQNLLWGVVTPVVGMAADRYGNGPFLVLGGFLYAAGLVVTAYADSLFLVHLGSGVLVGFAVAAAGFPLVLAAVARAAPEEKRSTWLGIASAGGSVGQFLLLPGAQSLISAFDYQIALLILAALSFLIVPLTASVADKRLREGGEKAVAALSSQSMTAALSEAGGHRGYLLLTAGFFVCGFHVAFMSTHLPGYIVSCNLSAETGAIALGLIGFFNILGGLLAGWLGGRYRKKYLLSSIYLARAVVITLFLIGPKTDVAVWLFSSAFGFLWLSTVPLTSGLVAQIFGPRYMATLFGIVMLGHQVGAFFGAWLGGLSFDLLGSYDPVWYISILLGLLAAALHWPIADRPLDRTAAVPAQ
- a CDS encoding DM13 domain-containing protein, which encodes MFRFLKIAVPVFLIGFLVGNAFWYLASPLWIDREVSEVLPEELAVTLLREGHFRDADSAHKGQGRAELLQTRGGALLLRLSEFEVTNGPDLEVWLVKASDPASSAEVTASEWLSLGPLKGNIGDQIYQVPEGTPIGDYGSVVIWCEQFSVLFSPASLVASR
- a CDS encoding tetratricopeptide repeat protein yields the protein MGRTARAAIAALVAVWTIASAGQAVADQKDPRLERLFDRLQTVESPINAQGVTNAIWLIWLEHENPQVVERMYSGMDAMRQGNHFLALVIFDDLIARVPDYAEAWNKRATVHYLMGNYPDSLQDIEKTLELEPRHFGALEGRGLIFGELGLAEEELQAYEAALQVNPHLPGAKSKLEALRGESERI
- a CDS encoding M14 family metallopeptidase, which encodes MTDPASYFARSYAEARSRFRDAAKSAGVALDSVAHPRQGPEGEALATDVAWIGPRDAERLLISISATHGIEGYCGSGVQGGSLEAGRYRDLPPGVAVLIVHAINPHGFAWSRRVTEDNVDLNRNFADFDAPLPDNPGYEALHDVICPSAWDPETIERTFAELMGYAEAHSMAALQQAISGGQYVHADGLFYGGRGPTWSHGTLDTLLRSHCGQARKIVVIDYHTGLGPFGYGERICPEAPGTAGHARALDWFDDITSPSDGSSSSAPLVGTNNYGIQRALAHAEVTQIVLEYGTQPLLEVINSLRGDNWLHVHHDPIGPAAQPIKAEIRRCFYPDTPDWCRSVWDRAVETENMALSALAES
- a CDS encoding M14 family metallopeptidase; this translates as MPAMTTAATYFPESYAEARARFLAACADAEIEVEQRPNPNAGPEGEALFCDVAWIGPRDAEAVLVVLSGTHGVEGFCGSGVQLGLLQSGLTAARPAGLAFLLVHAVNPYGFAWQRRVTEENVDLNRNWLDHGGTHPANPGYDELHALLCPRDWSDAAIAETQTALDIWEATHGTMALRAAISGGQYGHADGIFFGGTRDTWAKTNLEALLDGRLTKARRIGVIDLHTGLGPYGFGDRLLPFAPDDPVSLRAQDWFGGDCTDTPAGAHVNVADLHGVSLPAIRDRLAAEIFVGIALEYGTVPSPDVRLAVRADNWLHLHGQLDSPKGRAIKEQIRGAFYPGNRDWKLQVWERAEETVKLMVRGLTEG
- the glcF gene encoding glycolate oxidase subunit GlcF; amino-acid sequence: MQTTFTLAQLADPDTRESEKILRSCVHCGFCTATCPTYVLLGDELDSPRGRIYLIKDMLENDKPATEKTVKHIDRCLSCLSCMTTCPSGVHYMHLVDHARKHIEETYERPWADRLLRRLLAWLLPKPGRFRLALIGAWFARPFAGLAGGLFDGRLKAMLSLAPSAIPTPSPVDRPQVFPAEGARRARVALLSGCAQQVLAPQINEATIRLLTRHGVEVVVAKGAGCCGALVHHLGQEEPALRAAKANIDAWLTVDAEAPLDAVAINASGCGTTVKDYGFMLREDPAYAEKAARLSAMTKDITEVMQDLGLSAPLRATGQTVAYHSACSMQHGQQLRLPPKALLQAAGFALVEPAEGHLCCGSAGTYNLMQPKIAGQLRDRKVANLERTGAVAIATGNIGCMTQIATGTATPLVHTVELLDWATGGPLPRALQGRPEFEDRPATDAPLQAVAAE
- the glcE gene encoding glycolate oxidase subunit GlcE, whose amino-acid sequence is MTDIIKPDTAEQVREAVAWATAEEAPLELVGAGSKRDYGRPIQTARTLDLSALSGITLYEPDELVLSARAGTPLAEVRQALEAQNQQLAFEPPDLGALYGRPPGSGTLGGLIATNLAGPRRVMAGAARDYFLGFSGVSGRGETFKSGGRVMKNVTGYDLSKLLCGSFGTLAAMTEVTLKVLPAPEKTRTLLVLGLDDATACAAMTRALGSSYEVSGAAYLPAAVAGESGVSYVEQAAGSVTALRVEGFGPSVEYRCEKLRALLSDLGPSEELHSHNSKALWREIADLRPFVARPELAVWRVSVAPQAGPAVAEALLASLPEALYYGDWGGGLLWVGVPAQGDAGAAQVRAALRAPGDGAGGGHATLLRASAELRAGLEVFQPMDAAKQALVARIKDGFDPRRVLNPGRMYAGV
- a CDS encoding FAD-linked oxidase C-terminal domain-containing protein, giving the protein MLMPEPDREVIARKRDLVAKLRAIVPGEGVIVDEDELRAYETDGLTAYRQLPLIVVLPETTQQVSEILKVAQAEGVKVVPRGAGTSLSGGALPLADGILLGLGKFNRVLEVDFDNRCAVVQPGVTNLGITKAVEHAGFYYAPDPSSQIACSIGGNVAENSGGVHCLKYGLTTNNLLGLEAVLIDGTVIRIGGKHLESETYDLLGLLTGSEGLLAVVTEVTVRLLKKPETARALLLGFETSEAAGDAVAGIIAAGIIPAGIEMMDKPAIHAAEDFVQAGYPRDVEALLIVELDGPAAEVEHLMQSVRSICEAKGATYARASESEEERLAFWAGRKAAFPAVGRISPDYYCMDGTIPRRQLPAVLQRMRELSSHYGLRVANVFHAGDGNLHPLILYDANKPGELEKAEDFGSDILKLCVEVGGVLTGEHGVGVEKRDLMGTMFNEVDLKTQQRVKCAFDPQHLLNPGKVFPQLHRCAELGRVHIHKGQVPFPDLPRF
- the ykgO gene encoding type B 50S ribosomal protein L36, whose amino-acid sequence is MKIRNSLKTAKLREKGCRVVRRRGRVYVINKKQPRFKARQG